Proteins found in one Syntrophales bacterium genomic segment:
- a CDS encoding ATP-binding protein, with product MNTTLQDRQELKRRRRERVIIVITILLVLGLTFLESRLVGSDTPLPFSGEVLIFGLINVNLILIILLVFLIVRNLVKLIFERRRGVLGSKLRSKLVAAFVSLSLIPTIVLFLVSIQFLSYSIDNWFNLKIGSALDSSLSIGQTYYQTHGEETLNLAKRIGYEITAGRLYERDMADQLEQFLKERQSALGRGLLEVTFDNREERYILRDPAHPDVNPPKLTEQMVDDLYRGHELSLVQSLGIGDLVSGIVPLYINFELTDVIGVAAVSYIVPGDLAGKLSEISKTSEEYRQFNLLKNPIKWSFIITLSIVTLLIIFSATWFGLFLAKGITVPIQDLAEATDEISRGNLDYHIDVLADDEIGVLVDSFNRMTEDLKNSSDELKKANIVLDERRHYMETVLKNVSAGVISLDREGVITTVNRAAEIMLDITADGALNTTFDRALAAEHADMISRIRKEMDERDSDFLEKQAQIVVRNTVLTLLISITTLRDDQNHSMGMVVVFEDISQLQKAERISAWREVARRIAHEIKNPLTPVKLSAERLQKKYGNKMEGEEKAVFSECTQAIVNQVDTLKNLVDEFSKFARLPISNPAPHDINQTIAEPVLLFQDAHKTIDFEYTREEGLPLVMIDEEQIRRVMVNLLDNAVTALASNSEKGRIEISTSINPENRNVRVEVRDNGAGIEPKDRVKLFEPYFSTKKSGMGLGLTIVSSIISDHRGVVGIQDNSPRGTVIFFEIPRAEDWNHEQNGTDRR from the coding sequence ATGAACACGACGTTACAGGACAGACAGGAGCTGAAACGGCGGCGCAGGGAACGGGTTATCATCGTCATAACCATACTGCTCGTCCTGGGGCTCACGTTCCTCGAAAGCCGCCTGGTGGGGTCCGACACCCCCCTGCCCTTTTCGGGCGAGGTGCTGATTTTCGGCCTCATCAACGTTAACCTGATTCTCATCATTCTTCTCGTCTTCCTCATCGTCAGGAACCTGGTCAAGCTCATCTTCGAACGGCGTCGGGGGGTTCTGGGTTCCAAGTTGCGCAGCAAACTGGTGGCGGCCTTCGTCAGTCTCTCGCTGATACCCACAATCGTTTTGTTTCTGGTTTCCATTCAGTTTCTCTCCTACAGCATCGACAACTGGTTCAACCTGAAGATCGGCTCAGCCCTGGACTCATCCCTGTCCATAGGACAGACCTATTACCAGACGCATGGTGAAGAAACCCTGAACCTGGCGAAGAGAATCGGCTACGAAATAACCGCCGGAAGACTGTATGAACGGGACATGGCGGACCAGCTGGAACAGTTCCTGAAAGAACGACAGTCAGCCCTTGGACGGGGCCTCCTGGAAGTCACCTTCGATAATCGCGAGGAACGATACATTCTTCGCGACCCCGCCCACCCGGACGTCAATCCCCCGAAACTCACGGAGCAGATGGTGGACGACCTGTATCGGGGGCACGAGCTTTCCCTGGTCCAGAGTCTCGGCATCGGAGACCTGGTAAGCGGAATCGTCCCGCTTTACATCAACTTCGAACTCACCGATGTCATCGGTGTGGCCGCGGTGAGCTACATCGTACCGGGAGACCTCGCCGGAAAACTCTCGGAAATCTCGAAAACATCGGAAGAATATCGACAATTCAACCTGCTCAAGAACCCCATCAAATGGAGCTTCATTATCACTCTGTCCATCGTTACCCTGCTCATCATTTTTTCCGCCACCTGGTTCGGCCTCTTTCTTGCCAAGGGAATCACCGTCCCCATCCAGGACCTCGCGGAGGCCACGGACGAAATATCGCGGGGAAATCTCGACTATCATATCGACGTTCTCGCCGACGACGAAATCGGTGTGCTGGTCGATTCCTTCAATCGAATGACGGAGGATCTGAAAAACAGCAGTGACGAGTTGAAAAAGGCCAATATCGTCCTCGACGAGCGCCGTCACTACATGGAAACGGTTCTCAAAAACGTCTCCGCCGGAGTCATATCACTGGACAGGGAAGGTGTGATCACCACCGTCAACCGGGCCGCCGAAATCATGCTCGATATCACCGCCGATGGAGCGCTCAATACCACCTTCGACCGGGCACTCGCCGCCGAACACGCGGACATGATCTCCCGGATACGGAAAGAGATGGACGAGCGTGACTCTGATTTTCTGGAAAAACAGGCACAGATCGTGGTGAGAAACACCGTTCTGACACTCCTCATTTCCATCACAACCCTTCGGGACGATCAGAACCACTCCATGGGCATGGTCGTTGTTTTCGAGGACATTTCGCAACTTCAGAAAGCGGAACGCATCTCCGCCTGGCGCGAAGTTGCCCGGCGGATCGCCCACGAAATCAAGAACCCTCTCACGCCGGTCAAGCTTTCTGCGGAACGGCTTCAGAAAAAATACGGCAACAAGATGGAAGGGGAAGAAAAGGCCGTCTTCAGCGAGTGTACCCAGGCAATCGTCAATCAGGTAGATACGCTCAAGAACCTGGTGGACGAGTTTTCAAAATTTGCCCGGCTGCCTATCTCGAATCCCGCCCCCCATGACATTAACCAGACCATAGCCGAGCCCGTTCTGCTCTTCCAGGATGCCCACAAGACCATTGATTTCGAATATACCAGGGAGGAGGGACTGCCTCTGGTCATGATCGACGAGGAGCAAATCAGACGGGTCATGGTCAACCTCCTTGACAACGCCGTTACCGCCCTCGCCTCGAATTCGGAAAAGGGCCGGATCGAGATATCCACGTCCATCAACCCGGAAAACCGGAACGTGCGCGTCGAGGTTCGGGACAATGGCGCGGGTATCGAACCAAAGGATAGAGTCAAGCTCTTCGAACCTTATTTTTCGACAAAAAAATCCGGCATGGGCCTGGGACTGACTATCGTCAGCTCCATCATAAGCGACCACAGGGGCGTTGTGGGCATACAAGACAATTCACCCCGGGGTACCGTCATTTTTTTCGAAATACCCCGGGCAGAGGACTGGAATCATGAACAGAACGGTACTGATCGTCGATGA
- a CDS encoding M23 family metallopeptidase produces the protein MAPVTIVRGVALGIMLLVLATGTASAAAFRAETALGPVAISSHCRSFTQGEAVLIRLSSPAFSSAVARFDGTAHRFTPLGTEGTFGVLLPLDLDLEPRDYHLEVSLSFHDGSELRAPLTLSLEGGVFPSTTLSVDPRFVSPSPEELERIREERALLDELYARGTAEWLGDGNFSRPLAGSVSSPFGVRRIFNETVQSRHRGVDLRSPPGTPVLAANAGNVLLARSLFYAGNIVIIDHGMDLFTLYCHLSDITVAEGEFIGKETPVGTVGATGRVTGPHLHWGARIVGVNVDPLSLLHLPFERPFQISAE, from the coding sequence ATGGCTCCTGTCACAATTGTACGCGGGGTCGCGCTGGGTATCATGCTCCTGGTCCTGGCGACGGGCACGGCATCGGCCGCTGCCTTTCGGGCCGAAACGGCCCTGGGTCCCGTCGCGATCAGTTCTCACTGCCGCTCCTTTACCCAAGGTGAAGCGGTTCTGATCCGTTTGTCTTCTCCGGCCTTCTCGTCGGCCGTCGCCCGTTTCGACGGTACCGCCCATCGGTTTACCCCCCTTGGAACAGAGGGGACCTTCGGTGTTCTTCTTCCCCTTGACCTTGACCTGGAGCCCCGGGATTACCACCTCGAGGTTTCCCTGTCCTTTCACGACGGATCCGAGCTTCGGGCACCCCTTACGCTGTCCCTTGAGGGGGGAGTCTTTCCGTCAACGACGCTCAGCGTGGATCCGCGGTTCGTATCCCCGTCGCCGGAAGAACTGGAGAGAATACGGGAGGAGCGGGCCCTCCTCGACGAACTCTATGCCCGGGGGACGGCGGAATGGCTTGGTGACGGAAACTTCTCCAGGCCCCTGGCGGGATCCGTGAGCAGTCCCTTCGGCGTCAGACGCATCTTCAATGAAACCGTTCAGTCGCGCCATCGGGGGGTTGACCTTCGATCTCCCCCGGGAACGCCGGTCCTGGCAGCCAACGCGGGCAACGTCCTGCTCGCCCGGTCCCTGTTTTATGCCGGGAACATCGTCATCATCGATCACGGCATGGACCTTTTCACTCTTTACTGCCATCTTTCGGATATAACCGTCGCGGAAGGGGAATTCATCGGCAAGGAAACTCCAGTCGGAACCGTGGGGGCCACGGGACGGGTCACGGGACCCCATCTGCACTGGGGCGCCAGGATCGTCGGCGTCAACGTGGATCCCTTGTCGCTCCTGCACCTGCCATTCGAGCGTCCTTTTCAGATATCGGCGGAATAG
- a CDS encoding DUF4390 domain-containing protein, with amino-acid sequence MVRQHGPAPLIRQVFPMLLLAVVTLSLMAPGQAGARDAAIRDLFVTNTEDEVLLYFRVSNTFTSAMEEAVLAGITTTFIFTIELYQHRGIRYDRKETTIEVRHSLKYDSIKKTFYLSHSYLPGEPRQFPELEMIRAQRAMADVSGLPIVRLDRLVRGQPYYVRVRARLDKAALPQDVRTTMLFFSLWYFETDWARQDFVY; translated from the coding sequence ATGGTTCGCCAACACGGTCCGGCTCCCCTCATCAGGCAGGTTTTCCCCATGCTCCTACTGGCGGTTGTGACCTTGTCACTCATGGCGCCCGGACAGGCCGGCGCCCGGGATGCCGCCATCAGGGATCTCTTTGTCACCAACACTGAAGACGAGGTCCTGCTGTACTTCAGGGTAAGCAACACCTTTACGTCGGCGATGGAGGAGGCCGTTCTCGCCGGCATAACGACGACCTTTATATTTACCATCGAACTGTATCAGCACCGGGGCATCCGGTACGACCGAAAAGAGACAACCATAGAGGTCCGGCACTCCCTGAAATACGACAGCATCAAGAAAACGTTCTATCTCTCCCATTCATACCTGCCCGGAGAACCCCGCCAGTTCCCGGAACTGGAAATGATCAGGGCCCAGCGGGCCATGGCTGACGTGAGCGGTCTGCCCATAGTCCGACTGGACAGGCTGGTGCGCGGCCAACCCTACTACGTGAGGGTCAGGGCGAGACTCGACAAAGCGGCGCTGCCGCAGGACGTAAGAACCACCATGCTGTTCTTCTCCCTGTGGTACTTTGAAACCGACTGGGCACGCCAGGACTTTGTCTACTGA
- a CDS encoding sigma-54 dependent transcriptional regulator — MNRTVLIVDDEESILLSLKGILQDEGYEVITAESGEECLDLVEQELPDLVLLDIWLPGIDGIETLKQIKSKFPAIPVVIISGHGTVESAVKATKLGAFDFIEKPLSLEKVVLITSHAIEQGRLAEENRLLKERIRRDYELHGESAVIRDLKEMIEIIAPTNAWILIMGENGTGKELVARTIHTCSRRAAKPFVEINCAAIPEELIESELFGHEKGSFTGATAKKRGKFDIANEGTLFLDEVADMSLKAQAKILRILQEKKFQRVGGTKIIETDVRVLAATNKELEKEMEEGRFRQDLFYRLNVIPLHVPPLRDRKEDIPLLAEHFMSEFALKEGKPLKGIEDKALEVLMTHDWPGNVRELKNIIERLVILSRSDLITVEDIPPLLRSTDPSKLVTGTAFSDTFKKAKKIFEKAYIARKLSEYDWNISKTAEAIGLERSNLHRKIKHYGLEEKRRGHSAE, encoded by the coding sequence ATGAACAGAACGGTACTGATCGTCGATGACGAAGAAAGCATCCTCCTGTCGCTGAAGGGCATCCTCCAGGACGAGGGATACGAGGTTATTACGGCGGAAAGCGGCGAGGAGTGCCTCGATCTGGTGGAGCAGGAACTCCCCGACCTGGTTCTTCTCGACATCTGGCTGCCGGGAATCGACGGTATTGAAACACTGAAACAGATCAAATCGAAATTTCCGGCTATTCCCGTCGTTATTATTTCCGGCCACGGAACCGTTGAGTCGGCAGTGAAGGCCACCAAACTGGGCGCCTTCGACTTCATAGAAAAGCCCCTTTCATTGGAAAAGGTCGTACTCATCACCAGCCATGCCATCGAACAGGGACGGCTCGCGGAAGAAAACCGCCTCCTGAAGGAACGCATCCGCCGGGATTACGAACTACACGGCGAAAGTGCCGTTATTCGTGATTTGAAGGAAATGATCGAGATCATCGCTCCCACCAACGCCTGGATACTCATCATGGGAGAAAACGGCACCGGCAAAGAACTGGTAGCCCGGACCATACACACCTGCAGCCGCCGGGCGGCAAAACCGTTCGTCGAGATTAACTGCGCCGCTATACCGGAAGAACTGATCGAGAGCGAACTCTTCGGACATGAAAAAGGCTCTTTTACGGGAGCCACGGCAAAGAAAAGAGGAAAGTTCGACATTGCCAACGAAGGAACGCTCTTTCTCGACGAGGTCGCCGACATGAGCCTCAAGGCCCAGGCAAAAATACTCCGGATTCTCCAGGAAAAAAAATTCCAGCGGGTGGGCGGAACAAAGATTATCGAAACGGACGTTCGGGTCCTTGCGGCAACCAACAAGGAGCTGGAAAAAGAAATGGAAGAGGGACGCTTCAGGCAGGATCTCTTTTACCGGCTCAACGTCATACCCCTTCACGTGCCTCCCCTGAGAGACAGGAAGGAAGATATCCCCCTTCTGGCGGAACATTTCATGAGTGAGTTCGCCCTCAAGGAGGGAAAGCCGCTGAAGGGTATCGAAGACAAGGCCCTCGAAGTACTCATGACCCACGACTGGCCCGGTAATGTAAGGGAATTGAAGAATATCATCGAACGATTGGTGATACTGTCGCGCTCCGACCTTATCACCGTCGAGGATATACCCCCCCTGCTCCGGTCGACGGACCCGTCAAAATTAGTGACGGGTACCGCCTTTTCAGACACCTTCAAAAAGGCGAAAAAAATCTTCGAGAAAGCTTACATAGCAAGAAAATTGTCTGAATACGACTGGAACATTTCAAAGACCGCGGAAGCAATCGGGCTGGAACGAAGCAATCTCCACCGAAAAATCAAGCACTACGGTCTTGAAGAAAAAAGACGCGGGCATTCGGCCGAATAG
- a CDS encoding DUF3568 domain-containing protein: protein MKRRKNSVMYVVAALLMLGSAGCAPLVIGGAAVTAGAGTYVYVQGELKTDYPYQFEQVWNATERVFADMRGIDVIPEKEIGKGRIEGIIDSEKVRVTITYKARELTNVSVRVGLIGDRTASQRIHDKIGAILQ from the coding sequence ATGAAGCGTCGTAAAAATTCAGTGATGTATGTTGTTGCCGCCCTGCTGATGCTGGGGTCGGCGGGGTGCGCGCCGCTCGTTATCGGAGGTGCCGCCGTTACGGCAGGAGCCGGTACGTACGTGTACGTCCAGGGTGAGCTCAAAACGGATTATCCGTATCAGTTCGAGCAGGTGTGGAACGCCACAGAGCGAGTTTTTGCGGACATGCGGGGCATCGATGTGATTCCCGAAAAGGAAATCGGCAAGGGACGAATCGAAGGAATCATAGACAGCGAGAAAGTTCGTGTTACGATCACCTACAAGGCCCGGGAGCTGACCAATGTGTCCGTGAGGGTGGGTCTGATCGGCGACAGGACGGCCTCGCAGCGGATCCATGACAAAATCGGGGCCATCCTGCAGTAG